One Algoriphagus sp. Y33 genomic window, TAAATTCCAAAGGTTACTATGGCACGGGCTACGATGGAAGAAACAGACTTGGTGATTTTTGGTCTTATGACCCCAACTCCGATACCTGGACTGAAGTGAGCTCTTTTCCCGGGACAGCAAGATATGGGGCAATAGGTTTTTCTGTAGCCGGAAAAGGCTATATAGGTACCGGATTTGACGGCAGTGAGCAGAAGGATTTCTGGCAGTACCAGCCGGAAACAGACTCCTGGAATTCCTTCATCAGTATGGGTGGTGCAAAACGTTCCAATGCATTTGTATTTACAATCAATGACGTAGCCTACATCGGTGGCGGTGTCAATAATGGCTTGTATGAATATGACTTCTGGGCTTTAGATGGCACGACCGAGACATGGACACAAAAAGAAGACCTTGATGAAGACGATGATTATACTATTGCCAGAAGTGAAGGGGTGGGGTTCAGCGTAGGTGCGCTGGGATATATCACTACCGGATCGGTAGGCTCATTGACCAATACCACTTGGCAATATAATCCGAATCTGGATGTATGGGATGATAAAACGGACTTCGAAGGCACTGCCAGAAGTGGGGCATCCGTATTCTCCGATGGAAACAGAGCTTTTGTTCTACTCGGCAGAAGTTCTTCGATCCGGTTTGATGACATCTGGGAATTCCTTCCGTTTGAAGAATCAGACGACGATGATTAAACCTAGTGTTATGTTAAGTGCAAAAAGTATAGGACGAACCTGTCAGCTTTTGCTATCAGCACCGTAAGAACCTACTTATTTATCAAAAATCCATGGTGCAAACCTGACAGGTTTTGGTTAACAGTGCACTAGTCTCAAGGTTTAATTTTTCTTAAAACATTTCGTCATGTTGTTACGGAAAGGCCTGACTCTGTTTCATTTGCAACTTGATTCAACCTCTCCCCACATGGAACACAGGAAATTATTGAAAGGGATTGTACATCTCCTGATTATCGGGGTGTTACTTTCCCAATCAATCCCATCTTTCTCAAGACCAATTCCCGGAGGAAATGTGATCAACATCAGTCTGACGAATATCAATCTGGTGCTTTTTTACATTCTTAACATTGCGATATTAATACCTAAATACATTGAGAAACGCTCCTATCGCAGGTACTTCCTTAGTGTTCTTATTCTATTATTGGCCTCACTTAGTATCCATCACTTGATTGATTATTACCTTTGGGATCCTTATCACATGATCAGTATAAAGAGGAATCAGTTTGAAGAAATAGAAATAGAGCCCTCCCCAAAGCCACAAGGCTTCCTATTTCCGCTCAACCCTTTTTTCTTCCGGACCATATTCTTCACTTTCCGGTACTTTTTGCTTTTAGGACTGGGCACAGCATTCGAAGTACTTCTACTTTTCGACAAGGAGCGCACAAGAAATGATGAAATGGAGAAGCAAAAGGCCATCGGAGAACTTAATTTCCTGAAAACCCAGCTAAACCCGCATTTCCTCCTAAATGCTTTAAACAACATTTATGCTTTGGCACGGAAAAAATCGGAGGACACTACCAATGCAATTTTGTTGCTTTCTGATATTCTGAGACATGTCCTGTATGAAGCTGGCAAAAACAAAATTTCTATCAAACAGGAAATAGACTTCATTCACAATTACATCAAAATGGAGAAGTTGAAATTCACTGAAGAAAACACACCGAATATTAATTTCAATGTCAAAATAAGAAACGTAAACTTACTTATCGAGCCTCTTATACTGATGACTTTGGTAGAGAATGCCTTCAAACATGGGGTCAGCTATTTAAGTCCTTCATTTATCCTCATCTCATTGGAGGAAAATGAACGTGAATTGAAGTTCTCAGTAATCAACAGCATCACGAAGAAGTTTGAAGACCCTGCGAAAAAAAGACATGTGGGACTGGGAATCAAAAATCTGGAAAACCAGATGGAACTGATCTATCCGGGAAAATATTCCTTCCGGCAAAAACGGGAAAACAACCTATTCAAAAGCTTTCTGACTATCAAAAAATGAACTACAAGTGTATAGTGATCGATGATGAAGCACTCGCCATAGATGTCGTAGAAGATTACATTACCAAATTTCCAAATTTGGAACTGATAGGCACCTTCGACTCCCCTCTGAAGGCGATACAAACGATTTTGACACAGTCTGTGGATTTGGTCTTCTTGGATATCAACATGCCTGATATCAACGGGATTTCATTTTATGAAAATCTGCCTTTGAAACCTAAAGTAATCTTCACCACAGCGTACAGTGATTTTGCCGTGAAGGGATTTGAAATCAATGCCGTTGACTATCTAGTGAAGCCTTTCAGTTTCGAAAGGTTTTTCATGGCTGTAAATAAGCTTATGGCTGCCGGAATAAATATGCCTATTCCCCATTCTTCGTCAAATTTCACCTTGAATGATTCGCAGGATTACATTTTTGTGAAATCTGAATATTCATCCATCAAAATCAATCTGAAAGACATTGTAGTTTTGGAAAGCTATAAAGACTATGTCAAAATCCACTTGCTGAACGAGTTGAAGCCAATTCTGACGCTGAGCAGCATCAAGCATTACGAAACATCACTCTTTTCCAAGGGGTTTGTCAGAGTACATAAGCGACACATTATTTCCATAGACAAAATCGAAAACATCAGTAGAAACCGGGTTAAGATGAAGACCAAGGAGGAGTTTATTTTAATAGGTGCCAGCTACAAGGACTTTTTCTACGAACTGGTCGTAAATAAAAATCTGTAATAAAAAGTCTGACCTCGTATGCAAGACTTTCGAAAAGTGATGCAGCCTGGCTCACGATAGGAGAAATTTATGGGATTCTTCAATAAAAAAGGCTGGCAAATTCTATATCTGCCAGCCTTTCCATTAATTACGATCCCACATCATCAAGGAACCAATGCCGCAACTCCCGGAAGCACTTTACCTTCCATATGCTCTAGCAATGCTCCTCCGCCGGTAGACACGAAGGACACATCATCCGCAAAGCCAAACTTATTGACAGCTGCAGCAGAGTCTCCACCGCCGATCAGCGAGAATGCACCTGCTTTGGTAGCAGCAACTACTGCTTCTGCAATAGCTTTTGTTCCTTTGTCGAAAGAAGACATTTCAAACACGCCCATCGGACCATTCCAAAGTATAGTCTTTGACTTTAGGATTTCTTCCGCAAAAAGCTCGGCGGTTTTAGGTCCGATGTCTAATCCCATCCAGCCATCAGGAATCTCACCTTTATTAGCCATTCCCTGCTCGGCATCATTTGCAAAAGCTTTTGATATAACCGTATCTACAGGTAGAATCAAGTTCACTCCTTTCGCTTTGGCAGTTTCCATCAATTCCAACACGAAATCAAGCTTGTCCTCCTCCAAAAGAGAATCACCGATTGTTCCACCCTGTGCTTTGGCAAAAGTATAAGACATCCCTCCACCGATAATCAGCGTATCTACTTTGTTCAGCAATTGCTCAATAATCAAAATCTTATCGGCGATCTTCGCACCACCCATGATAGCAGTGTAAGGTCTTTCAGCATTCCCCAGCACTTTATCTGCATTTTTCAATTCAGAAAGCATCAAGTAACCACAAACCTTATCATTGAAAAACTGTGCGATCACAGCTGTGGACGCATGCGCTCTATGTGCAGTCCCGAAAGCATCATTCACATAGACATCACCAAGTTTAGCAAGCTTTTCGGCAAAATCCTTATCTCCTTTTTCTTCTTCCTTGTGAAACCTAAGATTCTCAAGAAGCAACACTTCACCTGGCTTCAAGCCTTCAGCAAGCACCTCTGCTTCTTTACCTATACAGTCTTGCGCAAATTTCACCGGCCTTTCCAGTACTTTCTCCAGTGCTACTACGATGTTTTTAAGAGAATATTTATCCTCAGGCCCGCCTTTAGGACGACCCAGATGGGACATTAGAATGGCAGATCCACCATCTTTTAAGATTTTATTGATAGTCGGCAAAGCCGCCTGAATTCTGGTATCGTCAGTCACATTCAATTGATCATCCAAAGGAACATTGAAATCTACTCTGACTAAGGCCTTTTTCCCCTCAAAACTGAGGTTATCTACATTTTTGATTCTAGGATTCATAAGCAAGGTTAATAGCTATTGATAAAATTGATTGGTAAAAATCTGGGTGAATTTATCAAAGATTATGGCAAAAATCGACTTTCGGGGATGATCAATTTGCTAAAAATGAAAAGTAAGAAATTTTCACCCTTTCGTCGCAGCCCGTTTCAAGCGATCATTAATCGCCCGTCCAAGGCCGGTTTCAGGCATTAACTCAGCCAAAATCACGGTAGCACTAGATTCATCCAACGTTCTCATGGCTGCAAAAAGACGGGTAGCTGCTTCTTTCAAATTTCCACTAGTACTTAAAGCAATTTGATTTTCTGAGGGAACAGACTGATATAATCGATCTAAGGAAAGCACTGCAAAATCAATTCCGCTACTTTGATACTCTGAAATCAACTTATCCAAGCCGCCGATTATAAAAGGCTTGGACGGAGCATAGTGGCTTTCCAATAGGCCCGGAGCCTGTGGATTCGATGAGCTATGGCTTTTTACTTTTGCTTGTCCCACGATACTTTCAACCTCGGAGATCTCCAGTCCACCAAGTCGATAAACCACTATTTCATCACCTTCCATCCCAATGATCGTGCTTTCCAAACCTACTTTACAAGCTCCACCATCCAGAATATAAGGGATCTTTTCTCCCAATTGGGCATCCACATGCTGAGGAGATGTGGGACTGATGTAGCCAAATGGATTGGCACTAGGGGCTGCCAGAGGAAAGTCTATCTGAGCGAGCAACTCCAACGTCAGCGGATGATCAGGAACTCGTACAGCCACTCGATCCAAACCTGAAGTGACAATATCAGGTATGTTTTTTTTCTTGGGGAGCAGCAATGTCAGTGGTCCAGGCCAAAATTGTTCGGCAAGTTTGCGGAGCGGGGTAGGAATATCATTCACGTAGTTTTCCGCTTCCAAAAGTGACGGCACATGAATGATCATAGGATCAAAACTAGGACGGTTTTTTGTCTCAAAAATAGAAGCTACAGCTACAGAATTCAGCGCATTTCCCGCCAACCCATAAACGGTCTCGGTAGGAATACCAACCAATTGACCTACTTCCAGAACTCTTTTTGCCAGCCCTATGTCCTGCCCTATCACTGCCATTTTACTTACAGAAGTCGTCTATCCACGTTTTGGCTTCGGTATATCCCAGCTGAAGTGCCATCTTCAGATCAGCACAGCCTTCTTCTTTTTCGGCATCACCCAAAGCAGACATTCTTGTCACGCCCAGCAGGTAATAAGCGGCACCGTTTTTACCATCCAGATTGATGGCTTCGGTAAGTGACTGCATCGCACCTGCGGGGTCATTATTTCCGAGTTGTGCTTTACCACGATTGAAGTGAACGAGTGCTTGGTTTGGTTCCACTTGTAGTGCTTTGTCAAAATCCAACAAAGCATCTTCGTATTCTTCCAAGCCGAGCAATGACAAGCCACGGTTGTAATAAATATCTGTTTGCGACGGATCAAGCAAGCTTGCCATGTTGTAATCAGAGACAGCGTTTTTGAAGTTCTCCAACTTCAAGTTGGCATTTCCCCGATTGAACCAAGCTTTATAACTACTGGAGTCTGCCTCAATAGCAGCTGCAAAAACAGGAACAGCTTCTTGAAATTTTTCTTGTTGGAAGAGTGCGGCACCTTTGGCATTTAAAACCTGGGCATTTCCAGAATTGATCTCCAGTGCTCTATCAAAAAGTGAAATCGCCTCCTTCCAGTTTTGGGAATCCATCTTCTGAATTCCAGCCTGAAACAATTCCTCTTCACTAGGGCTACATCCCATCATTCCTGCTATCAGGAAGGTAATTATCCAAAGTTTTTTCACAGCTTAATTTTTGCCCAAAGATAAGAAATACGTCCTTGATATCACATCAGAGAAGAATTTCTGATTTACTGGTTTTCTCAAGCATACGAAGAATGGATGGATTGTATCCAATCACATCCTGTACAGAATCAAAAGCTACCCAAGCCAATGAAATACTCTCATGACTTTTGATCAACGGTTCCTGAAGATCCGCTTCCAAGATGTAGCGTACATCGTAGTGAAAATGCTCAGGAACATGCGGTCTCTGCGGAATAATATGCTTGTCCAGATCAAAAATAGTCTTGTCCACAAATGCCAAACTCTTCAATCCGCTCTCTTCATTTGCCTCTTGCATAGCTACTTCGAGCAAATCCTCATTACCGTCAGCATGCCCTCCAAGCTGCAACCATCTGCCAAGTTTGCGGTGAAGAGTAAGTAAGGTGTGTGTACGCTTCCGATTGACAA contains:
- a CDS encoding kelch repeat-containing protein, which encodes MKKVNRLLSALATLIMLVPLYSCQDSDDTSTEGNWVRKSYFEGSNRSNASSFTVGSRYFVVGGYTGDEYTRDLWEYDAVLDAWTRRADFPGTARSNAVAFAINSKGYYGTGYDGRNRLGDFWSYDPNSDTWTEVSSFPGTARYGAIGFSVAGKGYIGTGFDGSEQKDFWQYQPETDSWNSFISMGGAKRSNAFVFTINDVAYIGGGVNNGLYEYDFWALDGTTETWTQKEDLDEDDDYTIARSEGVGFSVGALGYITTGSVGSLTNTTWQYNPNLDVWDDKTDFEGTARSGASVFSDGNRAFVLLGRSSSIRFDDIWEFLPFEESDDDD
- a CDS encoding sensor histidine kinase, with protein sequence MEHRKLLKGIVHLLIIGVLLSQSIPSFSRPIPGGNVINISLTNINLVLFYILNIAILIPKYIEKRSYRRYFLSVLILLLASLSIHHLIDYYLWDPYHMISIKRNQFEEIEIEPSPKPQGFLFPLNPFFFRTIFFTFRYFLLLGLGTAFEVLLLFDKERTRNDEMEKQKAIGELNFLKTQLNPHFLLNALNNIYALARKKSEDTTNAILLLSDILRHVLYEAGKNKISIKQEIDFIHNYIKMEKLKFTEENTPNINFNVKIRNVNLLIEPLILMTLVENAFKHGVSYLSPSFILISLEENERELKFSVINSITKKFEDPAKKRHVGLGIKNLENQMELIYPGKYSFRQKRENNLFKSFLTIKK
- a CDS encoding LytTR family DNA-binding domain-containing protein: MNYKCIVIDDEALAIDVVEDYITKFPNLELIGTFDSPLKAIQTILTQSVDLVFLDINMPDINGISFYENLPLKPKVIFTTAYSDFAVKGFEINAVDYLVKPFSFERFFMAVNKLMAAGINMPIPHSSSNFTLNDSQDYIFVKSEYSSIKINLKDIVVLESYKDYVKIHLLNELKPILTLSSIKHYETSLFSKGFVRVHKRHIISIDKIENISRNRVKMKTKEEFILIGASYKDFFYELVVNKNL
- the pgk gene encoding phosphoglycerate kinase, which encodes MNPRIKNVDNLSFEGKKALVRVDFNVPLDDQLNVTDDTRIQAALPTINKILKDGGSAILMSHLGRPKGGPEDKYSLKNIVVALEKVLERPVKFAQDCIGKEAEVLAEGLKPGEVLLLENLRFHKEEEKGDKDFAEKLAKLGDVYVNDAFGTAHRAHASTAVIAQFFNDKVCGYLMLSELKNADKVLGNAERPYTAIMGGAKIADKILIIEQLLNKVDTLIIGGGMSYTFAKAQGGTIGDSLLEEDKLDFVLELMETAKAKGVNLILPVDTVISKAFANDAEQGMANKGEIPDGWMGLDIGPKTAELFAEEILKSKTILWNGPMGVFEMSSFDKGTKAIAEAVVAATKAGAFSLIGGGDSAAAVNKFGFADDVSFVSTGGGALLEHMEGKVLPGVAALVP
- a CDS encoding L-threonylcarbamoyladenylate synthase, whose amino-acid sequence is MAVIGQDIGLAKRVLEVGQLVGIPTETVYGLAGNALNSVAVASIFETKNRPSFDPMIIHVPSLLEAENYVNDIPTPLRKLAEQFWPGPLTLLLPKKKNIPDIVTSGLDRVAVRVPDHPLTLELLAQIDFPLAAPSANPFGYISPTSPQHVDAQLGEKIPYILDGGACKVGLESTIIGMEGDEIVVYRLGGLEISEVESIVGQAKVKSHSSSNPQAPGLLESHYAPSKPFIIGGLDKLISEYQSSGIDFAVLSLDRLYQSVPSENQIALSTSGNLKEAATRLFAAMRTLDESSATVILAELMPETGLGRAINDRLKRAATKG
- a CDS encoding tetratricopeptide repeat protein codes for the protein MGCSPSEEELFQAGIQKMDSQNWKEAISLFDRALEINSGNAQVLNAKGAALFQQEKFQEAVPVFAAAIEADSSSYKAWFNRGNANLKLENFKNAVSDYNMASLLDPSQTDIYYNRGLSLLGLEEYEDALLDFDKALQVEPNQALVHFNRGKAQLGNNDPAGAMQSLTEAINLDGKNGAAYYLLGVTRMSALGDAEKEEGCADLKMALQLGYTEAKTWIDDFCK
- a CDS encoding NUDIX hydrolase, whose amino-acid sequence is MDRINLREQLGRYRTPYEEEADFIQDFMDLTEDSLAYGRERLEGHFTASAWIVNRKRTHTLLTLHRKLGRWLQLGGHADGNEDLLEVAMQEANEESGLKSLAFVDKTIFDLDKHIIPQRPHVPEHFHYDVRYILEADLQEPLIKSHESISLAWVAFDSVQDVIGYNPSILRMLEKTSKSEILL